The DNA window CACCCTTGCAAAAACCTCAACCTCTAACTTCATTTCAAGCTCtgcaagcttcttcttcttttcttccacACTCTCAGCAAGAATGGTATGTTCTAGTCTGCTTATCCTACATGTCAATGCTTCAATCTCATCCACCAATGCCTCATCAACCCACTTATACGTGTGATTATCATTACTCAGCTACAAACACACACATTTCGATCAACTCACACAAGAAGAACaatgacatttatattaaaaaaactcacCTTTCTCTCAACCGCAAAAGCACACCGATAGTATCTCCGGTACGGATTCGCGGCGGACT is part of the Brassica oleracea var. oleracea cultivar TO1000 unplaced genomic scaffold, BOL UnpScaffold14509, whole genome shotgun sequence genome and encodes:
- the LOC106322311 gene encoding uncharacterized protein At4g04775-like, encoding MSNESGNSSGTSVSRVRGRVVGVPKRCWCGELVVSLMSKSAANPYRRYYRCAFAVERKLSNDNHTYKWVDEALVDEIEALTCRISRLEHTILAESVEEKKKKLAELEMKLEVEVFAR